The following proteins are encoded in a genomic region of Leptolyngbya boryana PCC 6306:
- a CDS encoding IS3 family transposase (programmed frameshift): MSNQAKKYSPQFKAKVVLELLRGEKTQTEISRAHGVHRSVLTRWQNEFVERASSVFGEVGQVSEVESRIAELEQMVGKLTMQLEIAKKASSNLSDETKRQIVAELEPHYSVRQICEVLSVNRSSLYYQPVEEELATETELKSAIDKIAGEFPRYGYRRITQQLKRQGIVVNHKRVARMMKEMGIAGKAPKRRCRTTNSNHSFARYPNRVAGLKIERPNQVWVSDITYIRLGEGFVYLAVLMDVFTRCIRGWHLGRGLDHSLTLTALNKALEHYQPEIHHSDQGVQYAATGYVEVLKQRKIEISMAEVGEPTQNGYAERLMRTIKEEEVDLSEYRNFAEVYMQVKVFLEEVYMRKRIHSSIGYLTPIEFESEWRSNQ; the protein is encoded by the exons ATGTCAAATCAAGCCAAGAAATACAGCCCGCAATTCAAAGCCAAAGTCGTCCTCGAACTGCTGCGTGGAGAAAAGACGCAAACCGAGATCAGTCGAGCGCACGGGGTGCATCGCAGTGTATTAACGCGGTGGCAAAACGAATTTGTCGAACGAGCGTCGTCTGTATTTGGCGAAGTTGGACAAGTTTCGGAAGTCGAGTCGCGGATAGCCGAACTCGAACAGATGGTGGGAAAATTGACGATGCAGTTAGAGATCGCAAAAAAAGCATCGAGCA ATCTCAGTGATGAAACAAAGCGGCAAATCGTAGCTGAACTTGAACCGCACTATTCAGTGCGGCAGATTTGTGAAGTACTATCAGTGAATCGGAGTAGCTTGTACTATCAGCCCGTTGAAGAAGAACTTGCAACCGAAACAGAATTGAAAAGCGCAATCGACAAAATTGCAGGGGAGTTTCCAAGGTATGGATATCGACGGATCACTCAGCAACTGAAACGGCAAGGCATCGTCGTGAACCACAAGCGGGTGGCGCGAATGATGAAAGAGATGGGAATTGCAGGCAAAGCCCCAAAACGGCGATGCCGAACCACGAATAGCAATCATAGCTTTGCACGATATCCGAATCGCGTTGCAGGACTGAAGATTGAACGCCCTAACCAAGTTTGGGTGAGTGATATCACCTATATTCGATTGGGAGAAGGCTTTGTTTATCTCGCTGTGTTGATGGATGTATTTACTCGGTGTATTCGGGGTTGGCATTTAGGGCGAGGCTTAGATCACAGCTTGACCTTAACTGCATTGAACAAAGCGCTCGAACATTACCAACCTGAGATTCATCACTCCGACCAAGGAGTGCAATATGCAGCGACAGGCTATGTCGAGGTGCTCAAGCAACGCAAGATTGAAATCAGCATGGCAGAAGTGGGAGAGCCAACGCAGAATGGCTATGCGGAGAGATTGATGCGAACCATCAAAGAGGAGGAAGTAGATTTATCAGAGTATCGCAACTTTGCGGAAGTCTACATGCAGGTCAAAGTGTTTTTGGAGGAAGTGTACATGAGGAAGAGGATACATTCATCAATTGGATATCTAACACCGATTGAGTTTGAAAGTGAATGGAGAAGCAATCAATAA
- a CDS encoding pentapeptide repeat-containing protein has product MMRRFRVSALTMKEWMARLLLVGFLMGVLRHHQISNRLQQTYQNMTRWLSLTLERIPTAWFVTGAVVILALIALWVEKETSISSIRDVVQVIFKNAESIAVVAAVILYFKEIPERRAQKHYEAWQVVDAAANVSVSYARIRALEDLNRDGVSLEGIAAMNANLEGIALRGALLTEANLAGANLSAADFTDTVSMKIRLGQATLKQAKLNGSDLTAAELEGAILTQAKLMNANLTGAKFTSAQLAYADLSGSTFTGATLTGVKAVGSNFYYAKLYEANLSQGNFAEANFTEADLTGANLTGANFKGVKGLTAKAVRMANHWESAVFDPELAAQLGMASDS; this is encoded by the coding sequence ATGATGAGACGTTTTCGAGTATCGGCTCTAACCATGAAAGAATGGATGGCGCGGTTATTATTGGTAGGCTTTTTGATGGGTGTTCTGCGTCACCATCAAATTTCCAATCGTCTTCAGCAAACGTATCAGAATATGACTCGCTGGCTGAGCCTGACACTCGAACGCATTCCAACGGCTTGGTTTGTTACAGGTGCAGTCGTCATTCTGGCGTTGATTGCTCTGTGGGTTGAGAAAGAAACCTCGATCTCATCGATTCGGGATGTTGTGCAAGTCATATTCAAGAATGCGGAATCGATCGCGGTCGTTGCCGCAGTGATTTTGTATTTCAAAGAAATTCCTGAGCGTAGAGCGCAGAAGCACTACGAAGCGTGGCAGGTTGTTGATGCAGCTGCAAATGTGTCTGTAAGTTATGCGCGAATTCGAGCATTAGAAGATCTCAATCGAGATGGAGTATCGCTCGAAGGCATTGCAGCAATGAATGCTAATTTAGAAGGCATTGCGCTGAGAGGAGCGCTCTTAACTGAAGCGAACCTAGCTGGAGCGAATCTCTCCGCTGCCGATTTCACGGATACGGTCTCGATGAAGATTCGTTTGGGGCAAGCAACATTAAAGCAAGCCAAATTAAATGGATCTGATCTCACAGCAGCAGAGTTGGAAGGAGCGATTCTGACGCAGGCAAAATTGATGAACGCTAATCTGACCGGTGCGAAATTTACATCCGCTCAATTGGCATATGCTGATTTGTCGGGATCAACGTTCACGGGCGCAACGTTGACCGGAGTAAAGGCAGTCGGTAGCAATTTCTACTATGCAAAATTGTATGAGGCGAATCTGAGTCAAGGCAATTTCGCAGAAGCCAATTTTACCGAAGCTGATTTGACAGGGGCAAATCTAACAGGAGCGAATTTCAAGGGAGTGAAGGGTCTCACTGCAAAGGCAGTAAGAATGGCAAATCACTGGGAAAGCGCCGTGTTTGATCCTGAGTTGGCAGCTCAGTTGGGAATGGCATCAGATTCTTGA
- a CDS encoding IS701 family transposase — MDRLSIDPSQVFLTGQALETVYEWSNTLKSFQQRLSPYFARTEARQAAFNYIQALLSPVERKNGWQIAEQVGNENPYRVQHLLGRAQWDAEKVCQEVRQYGVEGLSESDDIFAVDETGFLKQGHQSVGVQVQYYGTTGHLENCQVGVFLAYITGKSHTLIDRRLYLPKSWADDADKRSKAGVPKTVKFATKAQLAQQMLQAAWDAGLRSAWVVADEVYGNDAGFWWWLEKTGQQPYVLTVNKKQPVVIGWQPNRAEAVKCPPKTRPLQERQETV, encoded by the coding sequence ATGGATAGGCTCTCGATTGACCCTTCCCAAGTCTTTCTAACTGGACAGGCATTAGAAACAGTCTACGAGTGGAGTAACACGCTGAAATCGTTTCAGCAACGACTGAGTCCTTACTTTGCTCGAACTGAAGCGCGTCAAGCAGCTTTCAATTACATTCAAGCCTTGCTCAGTCCCGTCGAGCGGAAAAATGGTTGGCAAATTGCTGAACAGGTCGGGAATGAGAATCCTTACCGAGTTCAACATCTGTTAGGGCGTGCCCAGTGGGATGCGGAAAAAGTCTGTCAGGAAGTGCGGCAGTATGGGGTTGAAGGTTTGAGCGAATCGGACGACATCTTCGCAGTGGATGAAACAGGATTTCTCAAACAGGGACACCAGTCAGTCGGGGTGCAGGTTCAGTATTACGGCACAACCGGACATCTGGAAAACTGTCAGGTGGGTGTCTTTTTAGCCTACATTACTGGCAAAAGTCATACCCTGATTGACCGTCGCCTCTATTTGCCGAAATCCTGGGCGGATGATGCAGACAAGCGATCTAAAGCAGGAGTACCAAAAACAGTGAAGTTTGCGACCAAAGCGCAACTCGCTCAACAGATGTTGCAAGCGGCATGGGACGCTGGGCTTCGTTCTGCTTGGGTAGTTGCCGATGAAGTGTATGGCAACGATGCTGGTTTCTGGTGGTGGTTAGAGAAGACTGGACAACAGCCTTACGTACTCACCGTGAACAAAAAACAACCAGTGGTGATAGGTTGGCAACCTAATCGAGCCGAAGCAGTGAAATGCCCCCCAAAAACTAGACCACTCCAAGAGCGACAAGAAACCGTTTAA